One window from the genome of Cyprinus carpio isolate SPL01 chromosome B1, ASM1834038v1, whole genome shotgun sequence encodes:
- the LOC109068164 gene encoding polymeric immunoglobulin receptor-like, which translates to MKIIWTFTLLMIPGVLSSISVTGYSGGGVSITCRYDRGYTGNAKYFCKGQNPGCSDLIKTKEKDKWVDSRRFSLYDDTRAAVFTVTIRDLREQDSGTYQCAVDISLYGDFYTEVNLKVVTAADCCEKSISLSAAAGGSVNISCRYPQSHSADVKFVCRRSGSDLCAEETSVKESRRWSAEGQMQLYDDREQQLLTGIISHVTQQHSAEYWCGVQSDQGHKSHHTSPHQRYRYR; encoded by the exons atgaaGATCATCTGGACTTTCACTCTGCTGATGATTCCTG GTGTGTTGAGCTCCATCAGTGTGACGGGATATTCAGGAGGAGGAGTCAGCATCACATGCAGATATGATAGAGGATATACAGGAAATGCAAAGTATTTTTGTAAAGGACAGAATCCAGGATGCTCTGACCTCATCAAGACTAAAGAGAAAGATAAATGGGTTGATTCTAGAAGATTCTCTCTGTATGACGACACAAGAGCAGCAGTTTTCACTGTGACCATCAGAGATCTGAGAGAACAGGATTCTGGGACGTACCAGTGTGCAGTTGATATCTCTCTCTATGGAGATTTCTACACTGAAGTGAATCTGAAAGTTGTAACAG CAGCTGATTGTTGTGAGAAGAGCATCAGTCTCTCAGCTGCTGCAGGAGGATCTGTGAACATCAGCTGCAGATACCCACAATCCCACAGTGCTGATGTGAAGTTTGTCTGCAGGAGATCTGGATCTGATCTCTGTGCTGAAGAGACGTCTGTGAAGGAGAGCAGAAGATGGAGCGCTGAGGGACAGATGCAGCTGTATGATGACAGAGAGCAGCAGCTCCTGACGGGAATCATCAGTCATGTCACTCAACAACATTCAGCTGAATACTGGTGTGGAGTTCAGTCTGATCAAGGACACAAGAGCCATCACACGAGTCCTCATCAGCGTTACAGGTACAGATGA
- the LOC109068173 gene encoding putative protein TPRXL isoform X2, producing the protein MHCFIALYTDITKTNSPPPSSSSPSSSSSPPKSSSSSSSASSFSSVRSPLITSVSKSSPSSFTSAGSSLIVPLVLVLLVLIIVGLLFLFLCKKHQSRGGNSSSQTRAGKHEVVSHTACDYEEIQDSHKQLPTNPSDSSNTVYATAQLPTNPSVSPDTVYATAQLPTNPSVSPDCVYARVQKDTGDSQILITSAEDLNYSVVNFQKKADCPDSVRLRNNHTVKPDK; encoded by the exons atgcattgttttattgctttatatacagatattacaaaaacaaattcaccaccaccatcatcatcatcaccatcatcatcatcatcaccaccaaagtcatcatcatcatcatcatctgcttCTTCTTTCTCATCAGTCAGAAGTCCACTGATCACAAGTGTTTCCAAATCATCTCCATCCAGTTTCACATCCGCAG GCTCTTCTCTGATCGTTCCTCTGGTTCTGGTTCTTCTGGTTCTGATCATCGTTGGTCTCTTATTTCTGTTTCTCTGTAAGAAGCATCAGTCTCGAG GCGGTAATTCATCATCTCAGACTAGAGCAGGAAAACATGAAGTG GTTTCTCACACTGCTTGTGATTATGAGGAGATTCAAGACTCTCACAAACAATTACCTACAAACCCCTCTGATTCATCTAACACTGTTTATGCCACAGCTCAgttacccacaaacccctctgtTTCTCCTGACACTGTTTATGCCACAGCTCAgttacccacaaacccctctgtTTCTCCTGACTGTGTTTATGCTAGAGTTCAGAAAGACACTGGTGACTCTCAGATCTTGATCACATCTGCTGAGGACCTGAATTACTCCGTGGTTAATTTCCAGAAGAAAGCAGACTGTCCTGACAGTGTTAGATTGAGGAATaatcacactgtaaaacccgacaagtaa
- the LOC109068173 gene encoding putative protein TPRXL isoform X1 — MHCFIALYTDITKTNSPPPSSSSPSSSSSPPKSSSSSSSASSFSSVRSPLITSVSKSSPSSFTSAGSSLIVPLVLVLLVLIIVGLLFLFLCKKHQSRAGGNSSSQTRAGKHEVVSHTACDYEEIQDSHKQLPTNPSDSSNTVYATAQLPTNPSVSPDTVYATAQLPTNPSVSPDCVYARVQKDTGDSQILITSAEDLNYSVVNFQKKADCPDSVRLRNNHTVKPDK, encoded by the exons atgcattgttttattgctttatatacagatattacaaaaacaaattcaccaccaccatcatcatcatcaccatcatcatcatcatcaccaccaaagtcatcatcatcatcatcatctgcttCTTCTTTCTCATCAGTCAGAAGTCCACTGATCACAAGTGTTTCCAAATCATCTCCATCCAGTTTCACATCCGCAG GCTCTTCTCTGATCGTTCCTCTGGTTCTGGTTCTTCTGGTTCTGATCATCGTTGGTCTCTTATTTCTGTTTCTCTGTAAGAAGCATCAGTCTCGAG CAGGCGGTAATTCATCATCTCAGACTAGAGCAGGAAAACATGAAGTG GTTTCTCACACTGCTTGTGATTATGAGGAGATTCAAGACTCTCACAAACAATTACCTACAAACCCCTCTGATTCATCTAACACTGTTTATGCCACAGCTCAgttacccacaaacccctctgtTTCTCCTGACACTGTTTATGCCACAGCTCAgttacccacaaacccctctgtTTCTCCTGACTGTGTTTATGCTAGAGTTCAGAAAGACACTGGTGACTCTCAGATCTTGATCACATCTGCTGAGGACCTGAATTACTCCGTGGTTAATTTCCAGAAGAAAGCAGACTGTCCTGACAGTGTTAGATTGAGGAATaatcacactgtaaaacccgacaagtaa